From a single Aggregatilinea lenta genomic region:
- a CDS encoding phosphotransferase family protein: MNTHYESEIDHILRMAFGRTVPTWPIPLGVGRSDRHRAFALDDPMLPQGVMLTRYPMTAMSQAARAFSVMQALRDVGFPVPDVYYLGWGRASREVLMLSEHIDAHGEEGQTHAFFARVGPAFAQTLAQLHQLEWEELPDLAILPFRYAFDSLAARVRAFGTSEMDAILDWLLPRAGDVQELPHAVLHGDYTLGNVLGDRVHIVAVLGWENALLADPRFDIGYASAVLGAYGVPLSDQFLAEYEVVSGPIPDRAFWDVFCALRLLMRLTNLFENTPPDQREAIRMQAIPVWNGLLDFVKHRAHLPDL, translated from the coding sequence ATGAACACTCACTACGAATCCGAAATCGATCATATTCTGCGCATGGCCTTTGGCCGTACCGTGCCCACGTGGCCGATCCCGCTCGGCGTGGGCCGTTCCGACCGCCACCGCGCGTTTGCGCTGGACGATCCCATGCTGCCGCAGGGCGTAATGCTCACCCGCTACCCGATGACGGCTATGTCCCAGGCTGCGCGCGCCTTCAGCGTAATGCAGGCGCTGCGCGATGTCGGCTTCCCCGTGCCCGACGTCTATTACCTGGGCTGGGGCCGCGCCTCGCGCGAGGTGCTGATGCTGTCCGAGCACATCGACGCGCACGGCGAGGAGGGGCAGACGCACGCCTTTTTCGCGCGCGTGGGTCCGGCCTTCGCGCAGACCCTGGCGCAGCTGCACCAACTGGAATGGGAAGAACTGCCGGACCTGGCGATTCTGCCGTTCCGTTATGCCTTCGACTCGCTGGCGGCGCGCGTGCGGGCGTTCGGCACGTCGGAGATGGACGCCATCCTCGACTGGCTGCTGCCGCGTGCCGGCGACGTGCAGGAGCTGCCGCATGCCGTGCTGCACGGCGACTATACGCTCGGCAACGTCCTGGGCGACCGCGTGCACATCGTCGCGGTGCTCGGCTGGGAAAACGCGCTGCTGGCCGATCCTCGCTTCGACATCGGCTATGCCAGCGCAGTGCTCGGCGCGTACGGCGTGCCGCTGAGCGATCAGTTTCTGGCCGAGTACGAGGTCGTTTCCGGCCCGATCCCCGATCGCGCCTTCTGGGACGTCTTCTGCGCGCTGCGGCTGCTGATGCGCCTCACGAACCTGTTCGAGAACACCCCGCCGGACCAGCGCGAGGCCATCCGCATGCAGGCGATCCCGGTGTGGAACGGCCTGCTGGACTTCGTCAAGCATCGCGCCCACCTGCCGGATCTGTAG